The sequence TGCTTCATCATTAATGACAATAATATTTTTCTTTTTCCCCAGTCCCCGACATACCCTATTAACCATTTGGGATGGGGTTTCTGTAAATGGACTCTCTTTGTCTTGAATTAAAATGCTTTTAGTTAATTTACCAACATTAGTATGTTCTCTTAATTGAAAAGCATGATAGTTAGTGATAATAATCTTGGCTTTCTCTAAATCTGGCAATAAATCAGCAGGAACTAAATCTAACTTCTTATAATAATTTTCTGGGTCATTAGGCTGAATTACACGCAGGCGATCGCGAATTGTAATCCCTGGTGCTACAACTAAAAAAGTATCGCTAAACTTTTTAGATTGGGGGTTAGCAATCTTATTGAGCGAATGCCAAGCAATTAGCATCGACATCAAAACTGTTTTACCAGTACCAGTTGCCATCTTCAACGCTTGACGAAATAGCAACGGATTAGCATCGTCTTTAAATTTGTTCAGATCATTTTCAATCCAAGTCTCCCCAGACTTTTTTGCAACTTCATTTATGTAAATAACTGTTTCTAAAGCCTCAATCTGACAAAAGAATAACCGTCTTTCTCGTTCTGGATTTGTCCAATGCTCTAATAACCGCCGCGTTATTGGTGTGATATTCGTATGACCGCGATAACCACCACACCGCCACGATGAAACGAGAATGCGAATATCATTAATAAATTTATTTTCCTCTATTCGGTCTTGCGTCCATGAACCAAAATCAAGCTCTAGCTGCTTATCTTTTTTCTTAGGCTGGGCAATAGGAATAAAATATTGGCTTTTACGCCTTTGTTCAATAATATCGTTAGTAATACCATCATCACCAAAGCGAAAATGCCGTTGAGGTTCAGTAAATGGCGAATTAATAATTGGGTTTTCAATAATGACCTGTTCCACCGACCTATACCTTAAAAACAGCACATCAAAGCTGCGACTAATAGGTAAAATAAGGCGCAAAAATACGGCTAAATTTTATCAGTAATCGCAATATTATATCTGCGTAAGAAAAACTTACTTAGAAGTATATCTATCCAGTAACTTTTAAATATCCTTACCCAATTCGCAAAATTTTTTTAAATGAGCTTGATGGGTTTGGCTAGTCACATTGTAAACGCTATAGTATCCGGAATTTTTTATACTGTCATGCTGTTGATTATACAGATAGAGGCTAAATTTGTGAAATTACAGGTATTGCAGAAGATATTTTTGTAAAAAATTTATAAAGCAGTCTTAAGTCAAGAATAATTTGCCAAAAAAGGCATTGCAAAAAATCAGTATATCTAAAGTTGTTCTTAAAAATTAAATCTAATAGTAAATATATTAATTATATAGCTTTTGCACTCCGTAAGTTCCTCAGTATTCTTAAGTGCTATCCCCTAAAATTTAAAACAGTTTTAGTTTTAATTAAATTTAATCGTCGAAATCAAGATTTTGGAGTTGTGTAAATAATTTGTATTAGTACAGTTACACTAATAAGGGTTATTTTCAACCCTCGTGTAATAGCGAACCGGAAGAATTAAAATAAATTATTCATATATCCACCAACATCAGAAATTTTAGAGCTATTCCCAAGTCAATAATGTAGAACTACAAAATATTGTCAATGAGTGTTGGTGAATTACAACTTTGGAAATTGTACTAACAATCAGAATATTTACGCTTATTCGATGAGTGAGTAGAGGTAAAGTACTCGCTCCCAAACAATTTGAGCAAGCCGTACATCTAAACAATTTCCAAGGGCTGCTCGACGAGTGCGAGTAATTCCGTTGCCGCTCGGTGTTCCTGTGGGGATGTCCATCTGATTGGCAGACCGAACTGTAGTTCTAGCCACTCTGGATTGAAAATTTCCTTCTTGCCGATTAACCCAATTTTCTTGGCTCTGCCTTCCGATTTGGTATTTCCAGGAGGTCGCCCTTTCCCACTCCAGCTTAAGGCTCCTGGACGTGGCAACGAGTAAGAGTCTTTCTCCCGACCATTTAGTTCCAAACCTCGATGTTCCGACAACAATCCATTCTGAATCATACCCACATTCATAAAGCTGCCGGAGCATCTGTAGAAAATATGTTCCGGGTTTTTCTCCTGGGTACTGGGGAGCCGACAATAATCCGGGTACATTTTCGAGACAGAAGAATTTGGGTTGGACTCTAGCAACAAGTCGCAACACTGCGGGGATACAGTCGCGTTCATCGGCTCCTCCCCTTCGATGCCCTTCAAGGCTAAAGGGTTGACATGGCGGAGATGCGGTAATTGTGTCGATTTCTCCCTTTTGAATTCGGAGGTCGCGCACCGAGTTGTAGATTGGCACACCGGGGAACCGTTTTTGCAAGATTTCTTTACAAAACTCGTCGATTTCACAGAGTCCGCATAGTTGGACTTTTCCTGTGATAATTCCGGAGAGGGGGAAACCGGCTCCAATTCCGCTGCACAAGTCAAGCACTCGGAGTTTTCCTTTTCCCATTTCTTCCATGCCTCCTCATATTCGATTAAGGTGTCATAATCATCCGGTTCTGGTGGTTCAATACTGTCATCCCAAAAAATCAAAGGATTTCCATCGGAGTCAAGTTTGCGCGGCATTTCTCCAAAATGCGCCGGATTCCAACGGTCAGACTGAGAAATTTCTTTCACTCCTGTTCTCCCATCTGTATTTGTTATGAAACTTTTGCACCCATTTAAACTTGTTTAGTTAGCCGAGCAAGATATATTTTCTCGCCATTTACGAAGCTGGTGATATATTTCAATCTCGTGGAAGGCTCGGTTTTCCCATATTAACGTACCTGGAAGCTTGATCTTATATACCCCATTCGCTATCTCCTTATACTCCTCTATTACACCCTCTTTCTTAGCCTTATTTAATACTCTGATACTATCCGGAGTAATATCAATCACCCTTCGCTTTTGCTCCTTAGAAAGCGTATTCCAAGCTTGTTCCTTAATTTCTGGGTATTGGCTAAATATATTTCTAATATCTTCCCAATCTCCCTGTATCAAAGCATCGATTCCTTTATCAAGTGATGTCGCTTCCAACTCTAAATCCGATTCTTCGGGTTCGGACAAATATTCTTCTTGTAGTTCTTCAGCACTTGTATAAAATCTAGACCTAGCTGTTTCTTTAATGACTTCCAACTCCGTCCAATGAAAATAATGATTGAAGCCATCAACCTTGACCAAAATGGGAGTGATATTCTCCCCATTTAATCCGATTACCTTACCTTGTTTATTTTGAAGATTCCCTGTCTTGATTTCGACTGTAGCGGGTATATCGAAGCCCATAGATACCAGAGCATCGTTACGAACATCGGTGTCTACCCATGCCAACTCTTGCTCGAAGTTTTGATAATTCGCAAGATTAGCTCCCCAAGTTTCTCTCCACTGTGGATTATGGTTATAAGCGTAATTAGAAAGATGCTTGAGCGATATCGTATCACGCCGAAGTATATTCGATATGGCATTCCATCTTTTATCTTGAGGAACTGCTGCTTCCCAACGTTGGCAAGACTCGACTATTAATTGACCACAATCCGGGCTGATTCTACCGATTTCATTGACCGAGACGATTAGTTGCTCATTTAATTGAAGCCACTTCTCTTCGACAGTTTGACTTGAATCGTTTGGTGGGGTTTGTTGAGTATGACTGTCGTCTACTTCTTGAGTGCTATTTTCTTCTACATCATCTACATTTTTGGCAGCACTTTCAACAACTTCATCAGGTTCTTCTGCTTCTGTAATCTTTCGATACAAATCGGCGATCGCATTTCTGAGAATGTCTTGAGGTATTAACCCATAATTATCCATTAATTTCTGAGTTAATAACCCCGTTTGTTCGTCAAACTCATACACAGGGGGGAATTGTGCGTAGCGCTCCCCTCTACAATTTCTACGCCATATAGAAGGCTTACTTGGTAGCGCTGATTCTCTTTCCTTTTTAAGTTGCGCTTGCCTTTCCTTAATTAAATCATCAACATAACCACAAGTTAAATCTTCTTCGACTTCCGATAGCTGCTCAATTATTGGCTGATATTTTTCCGAACACAATCTTAGTAACTTTGTGATAGGAATTTGAAACAGAGCGTGGGGACGATATGCAAAATCTTGGAAATTTTCTGCTAACTTGAGCGCTCGTCTCTCTTCGGTGCTGCCTTTATCCCAGCCAAACTCCGCCAGTAATTCTCGATATTCCCCTTTGCTATAAGCTCTCTTGTATTCCCATAGCAAGAAACTAGTATGAAGGTATTCTGCGGTACTTTTTTCGAGGTGTTTTACAGGGTTCGCATCAAGATTGTGAACCTGGTGATAAGTTGATTCAGAGAGTAGTTGCATGATATTATTTAAGTTCGTTTTTTGTTTAATTTTGGTCTTCCTTCAAGACCAATTTTTATTCATCCGATTAAATCAAATATTAAGCAGCGCTTCGCTTTACGATAATTTGCTGCTGCTTTTTGCGATACGCTGCGAGCGCATACGCCAAAGTATGTTGATGGTATAAAGGCATCTTCGGGAGTTCGATGTCTCCTCCCCATTCGTATATCGTGCGCTTTGAGATTGTTAAAGTTTCTGATAGCAGCGTAAGATATTGTCCCCGAAATTTCGTGGAGCTAACTATTTTCAATCTTTCACTATGTGATAAACCCTTTAACAACATTTCATTGATGAATTGATTTGCTGTTACCCTTGGAGCTACATACTCGGAGCTAGCAATTCTTTTTAATATCTCTGAAGATAGTGCTACTTGGACGTAGCTACAGGTCGTGCGTGCGTGTTGGGGCATATCTTCAAAATTTGGATTATCTCCCCAACCTCTCACCGTTTTTTTCTGGATTCCTAATATTTTGGAGAGTAGATTGACGCATTTGGCGGAGTATCCAAAACTAATCTCTTCATCCAAAATTTCTTCTGGAGTAAGCTTATTAAAACCGAAGCAATATCTTAAAAATTGTCTTGGGGCAGGAATTTCAGATGGTAAATGTTTTATACTTTCGTAGTTGTTCATTTTCCTTACAAGTCGAATATTTCGCACAATAGGATGCATAAAGTACTAAAATTTGGTAAGTCATGTGCAATCGTCTAATATCAAACTTTTTCTAATTTGTGTCATGCAGCAAATATCCAGAAATTATTCATATAATATCTCGCACTTGCCATATAGTCAAATTACTGCAATTGCAATGAAAATCCTTCGACTGCAATGTTTTCGGACATGTTCGTTTAGATTCACCAAATTAATTTTTGTAAAGATATGGTGATGCTACTGCACCAAAAGTATTTAAAGCTAAATTGGGGGTATGGGTAAAAAAGGAAAACTGCCTGTAAAAGGCGTAGGTGAAATTTGGGCTGAGAGCAAGTCGGAGAATTTGTCCTTGCGACTTACTCCTACAGGTAAGCGATTGGCGAGGAAGCGTGCCGAGCAAGAAGGTTTATCTTTAGCTGAAGTTGTCGAATTATATGGTAGGGGTTCTATTAACGTTGAGCAGGTTGACGGTGAGAAGACAATAACTCCTCAAGATGTTATAGATTCTCTCAAAACGTTTACTAAAGAACACCTAGCCGAATTTATCAGCATTGCAAGTAAACTATTAGTTGGTAATTATATTGAAATACAGCATTCCGTGGAATATTCCATAGCGGACCTTGTAAAAAAAGAGGTGGATTCACGTTACAGCAAAGATGTTGCGGCTTTCGCCTCCGATGTGGCGCTACCTATTGAAAGAGTAAACGCTTTATTAAATGGCGAATACCCATCTGACCTAGATTTAATTTCTATCGCTACCTTCTTAACCAAGGATGATGGTAGTACTTATACACTAGAAGAAGTGATTACTATTAGAAAAAGCTTTTTTGGCAACGGTCATACTTCAGGAGAGGAACTGCGCCCATGAGCCATTTAATAGTTACTAAAGCTTTAAAAATAATTGATTCTCACGCAGCTAATTTACTTAGAGCGCAATTACCCGTTGTAGATTCATCTAATAGTAAATTATATTTTGATAACAATAATGCTATTTTATGGGTTACAACCAAATATTTAGCTGTATCTGTTAAAAATAATTATATTGATATAATCCCCCTACTATGTGATTGGGGAATAAAAGAACTAAAAATATTTTGGAATGGTTCTGGTAATAGGTATTTTCCAATTTCCTCATTATTTGCATCTACTTCAAAAGAGTTAACTTTTATGTTTAATAAAAACTCACCTGTTTCAGAAAAAAATCTAACAAAATCTGCGGTAAATTCAAATACGGATAACAATTTACCTATTGATATCAGCGGTTTTGAACTTCCTTCGACTTATTTAAAGAATGCTACCTACGAAGTAATTCAACAATTTATGCTTGAAATGCGCTGTAGAGGTTATATTGTGACCGCTACTGACATGACAAGCAATACCTGCTTGATGGTTAACGATTTGCAAGCTCCCGACCGTGGTTGTGGATGGAGAGGACGAGATTGGATTGGTTTAAATTTTTTAATGTTATGGCGCGATAGCTTTGACAGTGGTAATTTCAACTATTATCAACAACTTATTAATGTAGTAAGTCGCGATTACTTTATCTCTGATTTTGATTACTTGCTTCGCGCACCTAATGGTGATTTGAGAAGATATTATTCCCACTATTTCTTTGTTGATAATTATTTAGACGTTCCCGCTAGAATTTGTGTAAGTAAACCCGGTAATTGGGAAGTTGTTGAATCTTTTAGCTAACTATATTTATATTCCTTATTCCGCGCTTTAAGTTTCACAAAATTGTTATTACTGTCTTTAGAATTAAATTAAAGTTAATGAATATACTTTATCTCTTGTTTTTAACTGATATTTAAAATTATGTAAGCATAATTTTGAACTTAACACCTGATAAAAATCAAGCGATTATCTATTGTTATACTACACTGTGAATGTGGGTTATATTATTGTGCTGAAAAATTTGGTAATTTAACCAAGAAGACTTGTCTCACAGTTGCATTTAAGAGAAACATGATAATTCAATAGTAACGATATTTTTAAAGCACAACCTTTTTATATCGGCTATTAATAGGTTAGCAATACATAAACTGACTTTATAAATTAAGCGGAAATATTGCTATTTACTGATTTTCAGAAAATTTGAATTTACTGGCTGTTGAACTTGAAACGCTTCTAATTCTATGTCTATATAGATTGTGTAAAGAACAGCGATTTAAGCTTAACTTTAATTTATCTCAAGTTGAATAGAAGCGATAACGCTTGTGAAGAAAAATATACTCTACAAGCACTATCGTCAAATAATCACTGAATCTTTCCTTGTTTCAAGTAGTAATTAAACTCCACGATGGTATGTGATGACAATATTATATATACCCAAAAAAGTCTTGCTCAAAGATATGGAATAACTATTTCGGCTTTGCAACAATGGTATCCCTACGCCGGAATAGTAAAACCTAAAAAGCGAGGGGGATACTTTGATTTAGATGCTGTTCAAACTGCCGATTTCTTTTATGTTGCTACTAAGATAAGGCGACTAACCCGATACGAATACTTAGAAAGGGTAATTCCTTCTGGTGGTTTAGATGAATTTATGCGACAAACTAACGGACTTAGCCTGTACGATTTTTTGACGAAATATATTTCTGAAGACGAAAAACAAGACCCAATTGTTAAATCTGTTATTAGGAGGATTGAGAGATATGAAACACATCAACAAAGTAGCTCAAACTTTGCAAACTACACCTGAAATAGTCATTCAGGTATGTAAAAAACTAAGCTTAGTTGTCAATAAAGATAGTACTATCAAACCGGAAGTAGAACGGCAATTAGTTCAATTAAAAGAAGTAGCTACTGCTGAAAATATGTCCCTAGAAGAAGCTGCTAACCATTTACTGGAAATGCGCTCAGAACGCTCCAATTCTAATAGCGAACATACATTTGATGAAAACCTATATATCCAACAAAGATTTGGCGTAAATCCTGAAGAATCTGAATCTAATAGCTTCGTTAAAGTGTTGCATTCGGATGTTAAAAGAGGAAAGCAACTGGCAACATTACGACATAAAGTAGTTCTCGAAACTTCTACTTTGATGTTAGAAGATATGTTATTTAACGGTGTCCAAGAACCAACAACAGAATTAGAAGAAGTACAAGGTCGAGTTTACAAGCGTATCGACGATGATTTTTTCGGCAAAGTCAATTGGGGAGAGGAGCCGCATCCGTCGTTGGAAATGCAGCCTCAACAGTTGAAATCAGTGTCGAAGACAAAATCCTTGCCCGAGAAGTCATCACCTTGATGATGCCGTCAATAGAATCTTACCTTGGCGAGCAATCCCGACAACTTAGGATTGTAGCGATGCAGGGTATGGGAATTGTATTTTTGGGTAGCTTTTCCGGGATGGTAACGGGATTGGTCTTATCTCCTCCACAGCAGACGAACATACCAAAGGTAATTTACGGTTCTTTATTTGGCGGATTTATTGGAATTACCGTTGCACTAACTTTGATTTTGAAGATAACCAGGGAGTTTATTATTCATGAGAGCGATTAAAGATTTTTTCATTAATATCGGTGGTGGAATGTTGACCGGATGCGGTATTAGCGGATTTATCGGTCACGCAATGGGAGTCGGTGCAGCGCTTGCAATTAATCCTTTGCTATTGCTGATGGGCGCAATTGTTGGCGGAGCATGGGTATGTATATTGCGTTCGACTTTTGCTTGTTATTCAAAAGAACCTCTGTATTTAGTAATCGATAATCGGTAAGAGAAAATGCAACTACTTCCCAAACAAGATAAAAAAGGTGCCAATTATAATCGTCGCGTGGTAACAAAGCGTCATTTCAAAAAAGTCGATTTAGTTTTGTGGGTATGTTGTGCCACAGTTGGCTTAGGTTCGGTATTGTCAGCTGCTGCCATTGTGGTGGGTAGACGTAGTGAAGTTTCTCCAGCTATTAGTAAGGTTAATCGCGCTCTTGAAATAACGCAATCCCGTAGACGTGCATACATTGAAAAGCTTACCCGTACCGATTTTAACCCCAACGAACTTCAAAACTATTCCATTGATGGCGGTGGAATACTTACTGGATGGCGACAACTAGGTGCAGCCCAATGGTCTGGTGAAATTTTACAAGATATAAATCAACAACAAAATAACGAAAACTCAGCTTTTTTCAGACTTCACCACATGGCAGCATTGGCGATCGCCAAGCAAGATACGATGGACGCTTTAGTTGAAGTTGCTTCTGGTAATAATAGTTTTACCTATAGCTATACCAAAACTGACGGCACGAAAGTTGAGCAGCGATTGGGTACTGGGGGTGCTGCGGTATTGCTTTTAGGAAAGTTGGAGGCTATAGACTATGCCGAGAATTTGCAAAATCGACCTATTATTGATTTTAACCAAATGGTAACGCAAATCCAGACGGTGCAAGAACCATACGCTTTATCACAAGCGAATTATTTGCGGGTGCAAGGCTATAAAGACCCTGTGCGTCAATTATCAGAGGTGCCGAAAATACGTCAGCGTATAGCCGAATCGTTACGAAAAAGAAGGCTGAAGTTACAGCAGTTAAAGAAATCCAAGCCAAACAAAGGAGGCTAGTTAATGTGTATGTCAAATTCATTGGCGCGGGTATATGCTTTTTACTCTCATTATTTAACGTATTGGGAGCGGTGCGGCAGATTCCGGTGAAGACTACTCTAGGTAATTCATCGCGCCCTACTGTCGCTCAGATGAAACCTCCGGGAACTAGCTTGCATTGGTTATCAGGTGGAGTATTTTTTGCAGCAAGCATCGGTTTAATTGCTTGGGCTATTTGGGAATATAACTCTAATATCGACCTCGGTATTGATTCAACTGATGCACCTGTTGTACCACCGATGCCCGAAACCGACAGTCAAAAATTAAACGGTGATGTTGTAATCGGCGACGTGGAAGCAATTCAATCCCAAAAATATGAAGGTCTTAAGCCCGAATTTCAAAACTTAGTTCCATTTCGCCGTCCTACTGCTGACGGTAGCGTGCCGATAACCCCCGAACAATTCAAGAATGCATTAGAAGATGACATTTGGTCTGATTAAAGAGGTAAATTATTATGGCAAATAACAGACGTAGAGATTTTGGTGTTGACTATTCTCAACCGGGTCAATTAGCGACACAACAACAATTAGCGCAAATGTTACAGAACGCTCAACAAAATCAATATCCGACTCAACAGCCAACTACTATTAACGTTGAACCTACTTCAATACACCGCGAACAAGGTGTTACCGTCAATCATGTGAATTCTCCTAATAAACCGACTAGTAATCGAGTGCCAGAAATCTATGTACCCGTAACAGATTATTGGAAAGCGCATAGATTCCATCCTCACAACAATTTACGCTACTTTTGGTACATTTTCTATTGGCTAAAAGATGTGATTTCATCTCCCGTAGGTATTGCAATTGTGATGTTGTGGTTGGGGATTGGTGGAATTAATTTCTTACTAAATGGTAATTATTCTGGTCCTGGTTACGTGCAAAATAAAGAAATTAAATTAACACCAGAGAATGTACCTAATTTAACTCCGGTTGTCGATTTGGTGGATTGATGTTTGTCCGTATTACATTCTGGTTGATGCTATGTTTGTTCATTTCAGATATAGCTCAACCTGGATATCTCAAGTTTTGGCAACCCGATTTAACCGAAATTTCTATCACTAATATCAGGTTGCCTTCCCTAAAATTTAATAAAAACATCGAGAATAAATCTCCTCGTAAAACTTCTACTTGTCTCCCTCCAGAGAATGATTTAGAAGAAGTTCTTCAAGCAAAATTTGGTTGCCAAAATGCGACTCCTCATTGATTTCAGTTTTGGCATTAATAAAAATGATGCCGATTCTATAAAACTAATTTCTCCTAATTGGAAGTATGCTTTTTTGACATTAATTTTAGCTAGCTGTATTTCTATTAAACCGATATCTATGTGGTTTGATAACCAACTTTTAGTGCAGCAATTTCGTCAAACTCATACTCTAAAGAACAGTAAGGGAGAGAGGGTTGTGAGTAATGCGATCGCATGGGCTGGGAAATCCTATAAACCCGGTCAAAAAGAGCGTTGTGCAGATTTTGTTCGCTTTGTATTGCGCCAGTCAAATATTCGCGTGGGAGTAACTCGCAAGCCCTGGGATGCTGGTAAGCAAAATCATAATGGTTCTTTAATGGCACGTTCTTTTTTTGGTAGCGATATTGGAATTATTCTTACCAACCCAAAGCAATTCCAAAAGGGAGATTTAATTGGTTTTACCAATACTTATGGCAATTTCAAAAGAGGTGCAATCACTCACGTTGGGATTTATGTGGGTGGGGGAAAGATAGTTGATAGAAGCACAATGATCGCACCAGTTAGGATACGAAATCTATTTTCATTCCCTAATTCTCAAATAATTGGAGTTCGTCCTCATGCTTATCAGAAGTAATATTTTGAGTATATTATTGATTGGTATTTTTATATTTCCACAACCCACTATTGCTTCAAATATTGGTACTCGGATTCGCAATGAAGCTGGATTTAGTAGCATTGAACTAGCTGCCCAAGAAGAGATGGGATGGAGCGATAAGCGACTGGTGAAATACGCCTCGGTTGCTTGTGGTTATATTGTAGATGGCAAATCAAATACGTTGCAATCTGTGTATAGATATTATTTTGGGAATTACAACCCATCGAAAGAGCCATATATAAAACATTCGCTGCGAAAAATACACGATTGGGCTAAAAAGCAACCGGAGTGCAATTGATGATTCGTCCTTGGCAGATTACAAGTTTTTCTTTACTAATGCTAATTACACCATTATTTGGAGTCTCAACATCTGAAAGTTTTAGTTTAGTGATTCCAATTCATAGAAATTATTTAGTCAATGAATTGTTTTCTGATATTAATAGTCCTGGTAATATTGCTATCTGCCACGCAGAGGGAAATTGTCAAAAAAATGGTGCATTTACTTCCCTGTATTATGGTCATATCGACCCATCAAAATTAGGCGGTAAGCGAGTATTAAATCAAGGATTTTGTAGTGATTATGGTAAAAGCAAAGCTGGTGATATAAATGCTGCTAATCGTGGTTGTTTGCGTAGAATGCAATCAAGATTGCCGCGACTAACTAATCTATTTAAACAGCAAAATATTGATATTAAACAACACAAAACAGCTTTCGTTAACTCTGTAGATTTATGGAATCAAGCTGCACCTAGAGTTAGTGATAATTTTCCGAAACTTTATGCAGCTAATATTCGTTATGGATTACCTGTTGATAGTGCTATTCGTAATGCAAGAGTTGATGCATTTAATCATCGAGCCAGAGGATTATTTAATATTTGTGGAAGAGAACCATATTACATAAATAGACTAGCATTTTACCAAAAATATTCAAGGTCATGGAAGCGTAAATGTATTGATATAGACCAAAACCGCAGAAGATTAGCAATTAATGCAGCACTAAAAAATAAAGGAGTTTTTGATTAATGCTAGCAGCAGGAGATGAACATAATTCGATACAAAATGCGATTATATATGCTTATAATCAAGGATTAGCTAAGGATGATATTTTAGAAGTTGTTAATTTTAGTTTACCA comes from Rivularia sp. PCC 7116 and encodes:
- a CDS encoding C40 family peptidase, with amino-acid sequence MRLLIDFSFGINKNDADSIKLISPNWKYAFLTLILASCISIKPISMWFDNQLLVQQFRQTHTLKNSKGERVVSNAIAWAGKSYKPGQKERCADFVRFVLRQSNIRVGVTRKPWDAGKQNHNGSLMARSFFGSDIGIILTNPKQFQKGDLIGFTNTYGNFKRGAITHVGIYVGGGKIVDRSTMIAPVRIRNLFSFPNSQIIGVRPHAYQK
- a CDS encoding DNA cytosine methyltransferase, producing MEEMGKGKLRVLDLCSGIGAGFPLSGIITGKVQLCGLCEIDEFCKEILQKRFPGVPIYNSVRDLRIQKGEIDTITASPPCQPFSLEGHRRGGADERDCIPAVLRLVARVQPKFFCLENVPGLLSAPQYPGEKPGTYFLQMLRQLYECGYDSEWIVVGTSRFGTKWSGERLLLVATSRSLKLEWERATSWKYQIGRQSQENWVNRQEGNFQSRVARTTVRSANQMDIPTGTPSGNGITRTRRAALGNCLDVRLAQIVWERVLYLYSLIE